The Chelonia mydas isolate rCheMyd1 chromosome 1, rCheMyd1.pri.v2, whole genome shotgun sequence nucleotide sequence TTTGATGGCATGTTAAGTATAATGTGAATTTCCAGGTTTATCAGAATAGAATTATCATTCTGGTAAGGAAATAGATTGCATTTAAAGAAACATCGCCTTCTTAGAGGAATATAATTCaggatatatttttttcttcatggcAGTTCTGAAACAGGCGAGCAGTCTGCATAGgattttcagattagttttacaaagTCATAATGTTCTGAAAATCATCCTAACTTTAGGGTGCTTATAGAAACTTCCCTGACTCTCTAAGGTAGTGGTTGCCTGAGCTTTTGAGTCTGGGTATTGAGCTATATCCTGCTCCAAAAATATAATTAATCTATGTTTTAACTTTTCAGTATACttacctggattttttttaagtgtgtgtgtgtgtgggcagagggtattAAGAGCTAATAATAAGATGACTGAAGCAGAAGTTGTCTTTCAGTTAGAAAGATTCTATTTTATGGTACTTCAACCATTATTTTTAGCTTTTGTACACAGCAATGAGATGTCATTCTAACCAGAGCATTTTGCTAGTGGCGTACAACAGAAGCAATGCAAAACAGTCTCCTTCTGACATGATAACTAAGTTAGACAACAAAATTACTTAACTGTATTGCTGTCAACAGAAGCAGTCTACCATAAATGTCAAGCTCTATTCATATATGAACTAATAGACTCAAACAGCACACCTTCAAAAAGTGAAGACTGCAGCAACCCAAGACATGAACTAAAGCGTTTCTGGAAACTGATTTTATTTGTAGGGTCACTTGCAAATGGTTTTAGAAAACCACTCAACAAAATGCAAACTTGTTGCTAACCATTGTCTTCTGGACGTCAGTGGGAGTATTGCCAGCCTAAATTGGGCGCTAATTCAGAATCTTTCTGGGTAACAGAAATATTTGTATCTCCTTTgtggaaaatgaaaacattcattcaaaatatttttcaataaaatgtattaatgtCACATGAATACTATGtgtgcttttcaaaattttagtccaagccttttaaaatgaaaccaattTCTTAGCTAAGCCATATTCATCCAAGAAGATGTGAATTCTGCCTTTTATGAAAATGTCGCAGTCCTTAGGAAACATTAAGCCCTAGGGCCTGCTACTGTTTTAATGCATTCTTCATACTCTTACTCTCCTGTTTATCTTCCTCTTTGCTCCTTTGATGACATTTTAGATTTATATTTTTCTCCATTCTTTTTACACTATTTAGTCTTTTCTATATTTTCCTCCTTTATTACATGGTTTAATGTCAGTTAATAAAAAATGCAGAGCTTTCTTATCAGTATATTGTTTATTGCATTTTTATGTCCTTGTTTTTATACTGTTCCccctctttttcttcctcttaaTTTTCTCCCTTGGCCCCCAATGCTGCAAGCTTCTAAGCACCACTTCATAGGTACACAGCAACTTTAACTGCAGTTGAATCCAAAGGGCATTGAGGGTCctgatttttgaaggtatttatgggtctaaaggtgcagataggcacctagtgggagtttcaaaagcacctaagcaagttaggtgcctaatgcccactgatttcaatgggacttctcacgACGGTGCCCCTATTCTGCAATGTTTAATATTATGCCATTTGCCGTTTTGAAGAACCAATATTTtactgttttctatttttatttaaaaaatagagaCCACTGTCATATGATCCTGCCCTCCCTATATAAGGGCCATACGGAAAATAAGTAGTACCTAACTCTGCAAGTAGCCTCAATACAATCAGTaggactacttgcagagtaagaaACTACTCTaaatgagtaagggtatcagaagtGGGCCGCAAATAGTGAATTCAAACAACTCTCACTTTAGGCTATTTCTCAAGACAAAGACACTTGAGCTGACAGCTTTATTCATTTATCTTTTTTGCCCTTCAGACACCTAATTCTTTATGGCTTTTTTGCATGTTTCCAACAATGTGGACCAATCATTCTGATGGTTTAATAGCCTGGCTTGTTTTTCGTGGCACCAAATGTTCTCATGCTGAGGAAATCACACCAGTAACTAAGTCCAGATAGAACCAGAACCACAGCTTCAGAAGCTACAGCGGAAAAGTCTAATGCATTGTCCAGCTTCATTTTAGATGTCTTAAGTGATTGGGCTTGAGAGACTGTTCCACACCCTGATTGATCTCTTTGGTAGAAAGGGAGCTAGGGAGGGGGCATGCAACAATTTGCCAAGAAGAAACTATATCCAAAATAGACCAAGGGTTCTGTTCCGaactctttattcaggcaaaactcctattgaccaAGTGATCAAAGGAGCACTGACTAGGGCCGCTAGAAATGTCCAGTCTTGGGGTATAGTGTTCTATGTATGTTATGACGGACTCCAATCTTATAAGGGATTGGCTACCTCCAGgcagttgaagttaatgggaatggGGGGTACTTGCACCTCGTAAGACTGAATCTAAAGTGACATAGCTTTGGTAGGTGGCATCAAGGCCTTGATTTAGCAAAGCATATGCTTatgtcccattgaattcagttacacttaagcacatgcttaagtgtttttgcTGAAATGGGACCTAAGTATATTAAGGTGTGACCCGCTATTAGTTGATCTGTTGACTTTGAGGAAAAGTCCCCTGTCTGGATATCCTCCCAGCTAAAGAAATGTACTACTGATAACATCACTATCACTGGTGCATTGGATAGTCCAGAAAAAAAATTTACTTGGTACCACTGAAATTAAGGAGGTATTGCCAGTCTGTGCAGAGTTTTAGTGCGATCAGTTTTATCAGTGTGGTAGGGTCATCAAATGACAATCTAGAGACTCCTGATGCATTGATAGTTAATATGTATAAAGCTTTTAATTCTGGGATTACCAACATTCTTTGTAAACACAGTACAATAAACCTTGAAACAACCACCTGCAAGGTGCTATGCAATTACTGTAATGCACTATTACATCCTATCTGTGACAGCTCACAACTACTCTAACAATATCTGGTTGTTTGCTTTCTGGAGAGCGATTGTCATActtgaattggaaaaaaaaatcaaactaagcTGGATACATAAAGAAGctgtagaacaggggtggccaacctgtggctccggagccacatgcggctcttcagaagttaatatgcggctccttgtataggcaccgactccgggacTGAAgatacaggcgccaactttctaatgtaccagggggtgctcactgctcaacccctggctctgccacaagccctgcccccactccaccccttcccgtcccctcccctgagcctgcgatgccctcgctcctctcccccccaccccagagcctcctgcatgccacaaaacagctgattggcaggtgtggggagggagggggaggcgctgattggcagggctgctggtgggcgggaggcgttgggagcagggagcgggagctgatgggaggctgctgacgtgttactgtggctctttggcaatgtgcattggtaaattctggctcctcctcaggctcaggttggccacccctgctgtagaacTTGAGCAAGAATGAAGTAAAAGTACATCTGTTTTTAAGTTGCCAGAAGTATTAAGCAAGCAGAATACCATTTGGACATCTTTTTCAAAGACTTTATGAATAACTATCCTTTGCAATATCATTAAGTTTAACCTTTTCTAAACAAACTATTATGATTAGCAATAGCTTGCACATTGCTTTAGTTTTTATTTCAATGTACTTCAGATCAGTTCATAAAATGAAGGCAaaacataaattaaaataaagttaaaacttAGAGTTTGTAATCTAAGGCACACTTTATAAAAAAACCACAAAGTGAATCAACCCATGCAGAGTATTCAGGTTTAATTTACTTTTCCACTAATGGTGCTTTTCAATGAGAAGGCATGAGTGGCCTACAGAACTTCTCCTAAAAGGTTTTCATAACTTGACAGAATTAAGAAGCCACCATCCTGTATGTGGTTTCCTGATGTCATTAAACTTTTAATTGAGAATAtgatgaagagaaacaaaaattccTATTGTAACACACTGGATGAGACAGTTTTTCTGAAAGCCTGCGACACagattaaaatgtacatttcataAACGTACACTGATGTTGTGCTGGGATAAGACCAAGGAAAAGCTTATTGTGTCAAACTGCTCTTCGATTTTAATGAATTGCTTAGTACTAGTAAATATCAGTTTGAAAAAATCCTTGtcatgaaaagatttttttttcaaaaaaatataaagCTATCATAGGTAACTTAATGCTTTTgctcactttctttttaaatcagtttattaATTCAGTTCAGAGAAGGGAACACACAAAGAAAGATGCCAGTTCTTTTGTAGGACATGCTTTTAAGAAGAATACAAAGTTCTTGTCACCCGATTAGCTGGGTTTCCTTGTGCTCAGCTTTATAATTTACTGGTTCTCATAGTGGTTAGAGTTAAGTGAGCTAAAATTTAGATATAAACCCTTAAATACCCTTAAATTTTAAACCCTTAAAATACCATATTGCAATATGCAATGAAACCTGTACAAGAGATCACCCTTATTAgactaaaatatttttcagtgagaagggaccattatgatcatctagtctgagttatataacataggccatagactTTCACCCAATAGTTCTTGCTTAGAGTGCAGTAAGGGACTATAACCCCTCTAAAGTAACTCCAAAAATACTGAGTACAATTCTGCTTCACTTACATTAGGACACAAGCTCCATTAACCAACTGATTTTTGTTAGCTCCCTGAGTGGTTGTTTAGGACAGGTTTCATTGTTTTCTCCTCACCCAGCTGGGACTATAAAGACATACACATCATGGttgtctttttaatctttttaattaaaaaaaaccctatagcaattacatttcagtttatttttgtgatttattttcttttcacaaaGGAATGTAATGAGCAGATTTCTGAAGCGTTTAGTGAATTCAAAACCATACCCTATGCATGTCATCATACATGCATAGTGAAATGAGAACCATGAAAgtcacatacacagacacacacacaaagaaaacaagGCACTGTTAAGAATGTATAGGTAGTAAATGACTAAAAGGTTATTTATACATAAAAACTGGAGAGGAACTCCTAATTAGGAGTGCAGCAGTAATCATTTCAACACGCTAAAGCTGTAGATAATTTAGGGGTTCTCTGTTTAAAAGCCCAACTCGGTCCCTCTTGCCATATGTATTGGATCCCACGTTGGTCGGTGAATAAATTGCTCCGATGTTGTTGCCGGATCGAACTAAAAAGTCAGCCAAACGTTGCGTCACACATGTAGCAGTGTTGCATTTCCGTTTCTCCAAGCGGTGACTGGTAACATAAAACAAACAGAGCCATGGTGAAGTCTCATGATGAGCAATCAAATATGCCACCTCTAAAAGGCACTTTCTAACTGATAATGTAGGAGTTCTTTTAATGTGAGCACAAATATGTGAACAGTACAATATTCCTGCCACCTACTTTgtgcctgaaaaaaaaatcacattgtatGCTATTATCTATTTTAATGATAGGTGTAGGTTAAATTCAAAAACCTCAAGATTCATATGTCATTTTTATTGATATTCAGCACAGTAGCTTCTGGCACCTAGAATAACTGTAATAATAGTATAGTTAAGTCAGTAAGTGACAACAATGATTTAGCTCCAAGATTAACTTTTGTGGCTATTTAGAGAATTTTCTGATTCATGAGACTGATTAGCATGATAATAATCACTTACATTTATTCAGTTCCCTTAATCTCAGAGGGCCCCATactggtcccattaaagtcaatggcaaaccttcAGTTAATTTAAAAGGCAGCAGGATTGAGACTAGggctatgggccagatcctgagaggtgctcagcatctgcaTCTTCCATTGGCTTCTGTACCACTCAAGCTTTGGCTCTGTACAAACAGTAATTTCTTCACTACTGAAAATCAGCCACTTCTGTTGGAGCACAGCAGCATGGCAATACTGCTGTGGTGGGAGAGAGCCATTTTTGGACAGGGCCCTATCTTTCTTACAAAAAGTTCCACTGAAACATCCGTGTGCAAAGAAAACCTCAGTTTTAAGGTTGTATCCAACTGACCCCCACACAGTAAGCTGCTGGGGACTCACTTCAGAAAGAGGAAGAGTTGAGTTCAAATCTTTGGTTCTGGGGAGCTCAGGGATTTCAAAACTTCCTTCTTAGACCATTAAGCCATGCCCTTAAACAGACACTCTTTGCTGTTGACAATAGTTCCTGAAATAAGGACCATCTGTTCCAAAGGATTTCCCTATACTTCTTCAAAGTAATCTCtatactgatttcagagtaacagccgatgaagtgagctgtagctcacgaaagctcatgctcaaataaattggttagtctctaaggtgccacaagtcctccttttctttttgctctataCTGATGTGACATgaagtaaattacatttttagatGAATACGTCAAATAATTCATTGCAAATAATATGAGTTTTGGCAATGTTACTCTGACTAATTCCTGATTAATATATTTTCCCATTAGTTGACTAGGTCTAGTATTTAAAATGTCACATTATGTTTCAGCAGTGTGATTTTGAATCTAAGAGCCCAGGTGAAATAGAAACTGTGTGCTAAATGTCTGAGCTGTAACAGCTGTTGGTTAGCAAATGGGTAATAGTTTATAAGTGATTCATATTTTAAACATGTCATATTTCAGTTAAATGgtaatttagggtctgatccaactttccttgaagtcagtgggagtctttctattgactccaTTGGGAACTTGATCAGGCTCTTAAAGCCTAAATAGAAAAGACATAACATACTATCACACAGCCAGCAAACAATATACCATGGATGGGAAATTTGCTAAGTACCTTCACCTGGAAGGACAAATCAATCACTTATTCTCATGAAATTGCTAATCTGTTCATGAAGGCAAAGCTTCCATTCACTTAAATGGTACGGGCCCAGGCCCTAAAACTCTGGGCCAATATTTTTACAATAGTTAACTTTATGAAACTGATGCAGCAAGTTATTATATATTTTATCAATACCTAACATTATTACACAGTTGaacaaaatgacacaaaaactCATCATGGCTGTTAGCTCGctagggacctgatcctgcagcctttatTCAAGTGGGAAgtaccattggtttcagtgggggcTGCTTACTTTAAAGAGGACTGTCGGATGGGGCCATTGACGAGCAGGGTATCAGACCCCAGACTTGAAGAAAATATCTTGtagagaaatgtttgattttaactgtttaaaataaagaggACTAGCTATAAGAATTCTGGGATTGTGTATTCATTACGCATATTATATTAGAGGATAATCATTTTGGTTTGTAATAATCATTCTTTAGGTTGGAAGAGATACTGTGATCAGAGGTAACTATAAAAAGAGGTGTATTTAATGTCTGGTGAAGGAAAATCACGTAAAGACACAGTAAGCAGACAGACCAGATAATGTAGCTAACTTTCCTAGTGTTATTCAATACTGTTTATCACCTAGTATAAACTCCAAATTCTTTTAAAACTGCTATTTGTATACATCAAGAGTCTATTGAAAATTACACTTACGCATCTGTAAATGTACTACAAACTAGTGACAAACTCTTTCTATTGATTCTTGCTATGCTGAAATTGCTGTTTATGTCAAAAATCAGCATTCACCTACTGAAgacagtaatattttaaaataattaaattcactCCAAAAGGAATTCTGTTTTACATGGAAAGAAATGTCATATGTCCCCCCCTCACTCAGGCatgaaaaattaacatttaaatagCAGATCCCTTTCAGAGTAAACCTCCTTTCACAACATAACCTAAAAATTGTGTGCTGAAAATTCAGAGAACACATTTTGAAAGCTTTTCAGATTTCCATAACAGATCTGGTAAAACTGATTGTCTTTCCAACtatatttcactttttaatttgaaatactTTGCTTTACAGAATGGCTACATTTCTACCAAAAAGGATATTTTAAGCTCTCTTTGAGAGAATTTGAATAGAATTGAAGGGAtctaacagaaaagaaaattgcTGGCATAAATTATGCTTCTTAATTTAATTCTGTCTGGTTTGAATAGAAGAATGCAGAAGAGATTTGATACCTTTTTGGCTTTGCTGCAGCCGGTTGTGGTAATGCCCGGTTAAGTCCCCAGGGTGTATTCCTTGACAGAACTGGTAATAGCCATCCTTGTCTGTTGGAAGTCCCATCAGATAGATCGTCAGCCACAGAGAATAGTCtttaaacaataacaaaataaaCAGTGAAATTGAATAACCCTATTTTGCTCATATTGTTTGATGGCAAAAGTGAATAATGCAACAGTCTGAAACATCTGatttctcattaaaaataaataatatttttcattactTACCTTTCCATAGGTGTAGCGTCCAAGTAGCTTAAAGTAACAGAGAGCACAATGAAGACAACTGTCAGCTTTAGGTTGCACATCTTTCCTTCCTAAGTTTCTGAAAAGAATAATAgttcaaaacaaaaagagaacCTAAGTACTACTCAACATACAATAGATCTGACCCTAGTGCTGTTCTAAACAGCCAATAGTTAATCTCTTCCATTAAATTAGAGCAAAAGCACGATCAAACTTTAGTGACACAACAAAGATAAATTCAGGTGGCTCTCTAGTAAATTTTGGCATCTAGTGGATTAAATCCTCTTCCCATCTTCcttgcttccccccgcccccgcaacaTTTTCTAAATTTCAGATTGTGGTTTCAGCTACAGATTGTACCGAGATCTTTCTTTTAGTCTTTCTCTGAATAATTCTGTTCCTTAATAATGAGGCAGATTGTGCCCCCTTTAAAGTGTGTGTAGCTTTATATCTTAAATTACAGAAAGGATAAATCATTTACCTTGTAGTGGTCAAGGAACTAACTGAAGAAGTTCAACACACGTCTGTATTAGCAGGAAGGGTACATGCAACAATTCCACGCTTGCATCTGACTCTGCAGTAtcccttttttctcccctccttgcTGGCAAGTAATACAGCTCTTATATACCCTTCACACCTTTCTCAGCTCTGACATCAGGCAGCACAGAGAGACTCTGTCATTCATTTCCATCCCTATAGATAGAAAGTGCCCCAGAGATGAGAAGAGGTAGATGGGTCATTATTATATTAACACATCAGTAAATATTAACCTAGCCTATGCAGGATGCCCTCATGAAGCTACTGTGATATTATATTACACAGAGAACTGAAGCCACAATTTTACAGTTCTAATAAGATGCTGAGGTCATATTTCCTGGGGGCGTTTTCAAGGGCTAAATAACGTAAGAAAAAATTATACAGGAAGCAAAATGAAATACCAGATCAAAAGTAACTGAAACACAAAATAGACAAAAGTACTGGAAATcatggaaaggagaaaaaatgatAGAGATTTGTAATAGATACACAAATATAGAAACCAAAATCAGAGCAAATGACAGGAAAGGATGAAACCTAGATGAGGAATGAGAAGCAAGAGGATGCGATTAAAACTGACCAGTAGGAATAGCTTGAACATCCACAGAGAATAAGTTGGATAACACTTTCAGTTGAGTATAAGTTTTCCTGTTGCTAGTACGTTCTCTCTCTAGATATAGAATATTTCatacatgaaaaagaaaataaattaatgttgttAAGGATGTAAAGTCAGGCATATAAAAGTTAAGAAATTACAGAATAGAGGTTGCCCACGCAGTCTTCTTTCTGCCTCCTTGTGAGTATGCATTATGctacagagtaaaattttcagaagcacctaagtggGTGGGAGACAAAGTcctcttttcaaaagtgacatgaGGCCAGATTTACAACAGTATTTAGGTGTAAAAAATGCACATAGGCAcctattgggattttcaaaagtggctaaacaggtaaagcacctaactcccatttaaatcaatgggatttagtaGCCTAATCTGTTTACTTAAAAAAATCCTTCTAAGTGCCTatgtgcatctttaggcaccccctcccccaaagaagaCACTGTAAATCTGCATCCTTAAGCTTATGAACTTCTGTTTTGAAAGGGaaactt carries:
- the LOC102942869 gene encoding islet amyloid polypeptide, which translates into the protein MCNLKLTVVFIVLSVTLSYLDATPMERLFSVADDLSDGTSNRQGWLLPVLSRNTPWGLNRALPQPAAAKPKSHRLEKRKCNTATCVTQRLADFLVRSGNNIGAIYSPTNVGSNTYGKRDRVGLLNREPLNYLQL